The DNA window AGTAGTTCATGAAGCTCTCTATCACATCCCCctttatgattttcttcattGAACTTACCACAATATAATAttcagtgtttgttttctgtctccttccacTAGGATAAAAGTTCCCTGAGGTGTAATAGCTAAAACTTATAGACTACTTACTCTTGTTAGGCACTGTTATAAGGGCTGtgatatattgtttttaaatcctTATAGCAGTTCTAGGAGGTGGATACCTTTATTATCCCCATtgtgcagataaggaaactgagtcgtAGGtagggtaagtaacttgcccaaagtcacacagctactaagtgacagagctggaatttgaacccaggcagtctagctTTAGCATCCATTCTCCTAATCGAGTGAAAGCAGGGACGTTGTCTTTCCCACTTCTGTATCCCAACACCTTGGACATAGTGTGGCATTTAGCAGACTCTCACTAAAAATTGTGGAATGAAAGACTGTAGTCACAATAGAAATGTAATTAATTATAAACAAAAACCTAGGAATTATCCTTGATTCTGCTCTCTCCCACTCACAGATCCATCTACAAGTTCTGACTGAACTACTTCTCACCACAAAACATATCCCGATATGTCCACTTTTCTGCATTCCCACTGCTACCATCCCGGTCCAGTTCACGACTGGCTTTCTCCCAGACTGTTCCAAAGACCTCCTAAATCACTGGCCTAGGGTGACTCTTCGACCAAATGATGGATGTCTACTGAAGCAAAGAGCCAGGTGTGTGATTAGGGCAGAAATGTTGATATATGCTGAGTGAAATTTTGCTAGCTGACTTATACCCTAGCAATTACTGATTTGAGTGGGGAATATTTAAGACCCTCTGTGGTTCTGCAACTACGTGTTGAGGTGCTCTGAGGCATGGCAGGGACCTCTCAGGGGTGCTGagggatattttaaaatcttagagGAAACCTAGTGTGTTGGTTTGCCGGGCtcccctaacaaattaccaagactggatggcttcaacaacacagtcctggaggctagcagtccaagatcaaggtgtcagcaagtttcatttcttccaaagcctctctctttggcttgcagatggctgtcttcttgctgtacCTGAAGTGGTCTTTCTTTTGTGTGGGCATATCCGTGTTCTAatctcctcttataagggcaccagtcacattggattaggacccacccatatgacctcattttaccttaattacctccttaataGCCCTGTCTCCACATACAGTCATAGTcggaggtcctgggggttaggacttcaacgtgAATGAATTTGAAGAGGGGCCACCATTCAGCCAATAACACAGTGCCGTCTGATGCTGCACTGACGGCTGGCTTGAGGCAGTTTCAGCGTCGGCTCACACTGCATTCTTTCTGATAATGTCTTATCTTTGCCAAGCCGAGGTTTTAGAGGTGGTTGTGATAAAAAGCAAGTACTGTGTGTAAGTCAGtgtggaagaggaaaggagagtggGGTGTCCAGTCTGATTTCGAGGTTTGAGACAGTGTGCGGCGCCCAAAAGGCACTAAATTGTTAGGACATAAACACTTCCTGAgtttggagcttccctggtggcgcagtggttaagaatctgcctgccaatgcaggggacacgggttggagccctggtccagaaagatcccatatgccgtggagcaactaaacccgtgcgccacaactactgagcctgagctctagagcccgcaagccacaactactgagcccacgtgccacaactactgaagcctgcgtgcctagagcccgtgctccgcaacaagagaaaccacgacaatgagaagcctgcgcaccgcaacgaagagtagcccccgctcaccacaactaaagaaagcctgcgcgcagcaatgacgaaccaacacagccataaatacatttatttttttaaaaaatactgagtttTTTTGGGCTTATCTGCTTAATGACAGAACTATTAGGTATTTCTTTAGGCCTAGGGGCATATGAAGCAATTATTGAATCACTAAAGGCACGTGAGTGGTGGAGATTTGGGAACCTTTACTCCAAATAAGTCAGTGGATCCCGGAGATCAAAAACACCAGCGttaagttttaaattatacaGACGTCTCCAGGTGCTCCCCAAACCTACTGAAAAAGCATTTGGGAGTTGAGCCCAGGATCCACTGGTTTAGCCTAACCCCCTCATTAAGGCCCAGAAGGGGAAATCTCTTGCCAGGTCATACAGCAAGTTAGTGGTCGAGCTGGGATTAGAATCCAAATTCTAATGGAATCTGTCAGATTCTCCTCCCCTTCATCAGCATTTCTGATGTCCATACCTACAAATGTTGTCACATCATCTGCTACTTAAGCAGACATGGCCCTGACCTCAAAGGCAGATGGCAATTACATGGACAAACTCCATACTGAATACATGAGTGTGCGTATTAAAAGTTTATATCATACAAGACCTAGATGAGGAAAAcgacaaaactctgatgaaagataCCAAAGAAGGATTAAATAGTTATTTCCTGTTTATGGATAGGGAGACTCACAATATAATGTCATGATATCAGTTCTTCCTAAcgtgatctatagattcaattcaatcccaatcaaaatcccactaagttattttgtggatattgacaaactcaGTCTAAAGTTTGTAGGGAgaggcaaaagatccagaattaGCCAActcaaaattaaagaacaaagttggaggactgacactacccagCTTCAAAACCTCCTATAAAGCCACAGTAAATCGAGACAGCGTAGTATTGGTTAAAGAATagacagatcaatgaaacagaatggagagcccagaaatagacccatataaAAATAGTCAAATGATACTTGGCccaaggagcaaaggcaatacaatggagcaaagatagtcttttcaacaaatgatactggAACATCTGGacatcacatgcaaaaaaaaaaaaaaaaaaaagaatctacacaGACCATACACAGTTTGGAAAGatgagctcaaaatggatcatagacctaaatgtaaaacagaaaactataaaactcctggaaggaacttccctggtggtccagtggttaagaatccgccttccaatgcaggggacgtgggttctatccctggtcagggaactaagatcacgcgtgccacggggcaactaagcccacgcaccacagctagagagaagcccatgtgccacaactagagaggagcccacacgccgcaacgaagagcccgtgcgctgcaacgaaagatcccgcgtgccacaactaagaccccacgcagccaaaagtaaataaaaacaaacaaacaaactcctagaagataacataggagaaaatctagatgatctTGGGCTTGGCAATGACTTCcaagatataacaccaaaagcatgatccttGAAAGAAATAACTGGTAAGCTGGgcttccttaaaattaaaaacttctgcgctgtcaggagaatgaaaagataagccacaggctgggagaaaatatttgcagaagacatgtttgataaaggactgttatccaaattATACAAAGGACTCTTAAAATGCAATAATAAGGAAATAACCTGATTATAAAATGAgccaaagatcttaacagacatctctccaaagaacatatacagatagcaagtaagcatatgaagaGATGTTCCACAGCTTGTgtcaccaggaaaatgcaaattaaaacaatgagataccactgcacacctattggaatggccaaaatctggaacactgacaacaccaaatgctgacaaggctgtagagcaacaggaactttgctgatgggaatgcaaaatggtacagccactttggaagacagattGGCGGTTTCTCATAAAACTAAGCATAAtctcaccatatgatccagcgatttcactccttggtatttatacaaaggagttgaaaacttatgttcacacacaAACCTGCATAcgatgtttatagcaactttttTCATAATTGCCTAAACGTAGAAGCAACCAAGATTCCTTccgtaggtgaatgaataaacaaactgtggtccatccggACAATGGAGTAGTATTCAGCGCTagaaataaatgagctatcaagccatgaaaagacatggaggaatcttaaatgcattttacctagtgaaagaaaccaatctgaaaattCTCcgtactgtgtgattccacctatatgacattctggaaaaggcaaaactacggagacaataaaaaggtcagtggttgccagggcttgcGGGGAGCGAGGGATGAgtagacagagcacagaggatttttagggcagtgaaaatactctgtatgttACTGtaatggtttgtgtttttttgtttttttgtttttttaattttggccacgccgcatggcttgcgagatctcagttccccaaccagggattgaacctgggcttctttcactcagcataacgcTTTTTGAGATTCAGCCATGTCATATTTAtcatagtttgttccttttgattGCTGAGTAGTGATGCACTGAATGGATGGGTCTCAGATTGGCTATATGCTCACCATTTGTTGGGCTGTTTCCATggtttggctattatgaataacgctaTCAACATTCACATGAAGgtctaaaactaaaaaataaattaaaaaataaataaataaaaaggaatcccttggcagtccagtagttaggacttggcgctttcactgccggaggcctgggttcgatccctggtcagagaactaagatcccacaaacgtGCAGCGCAgccaagaaatgaaaaacaaaccaaaaaaccccaacattCACATGaaggtctttgtgtggacataggtttttCTGTCTgttgggtaaatatctagaagtggGAGTCCTGAGTGGTGTGGTAAGTgtcttttagaaagaaagaaactgccgAAGTGTTtatagcattttacattcccaccagccgtgTGTGAGTGTTGCTGTTGCTCCATGTCCTTGACAGTACTTGATCTTCTcagtccttttattttattattatttttttgcggtacgcgggcctctcactgttgtggcctctcccgttgcggagcacaggctccggacgcgcaggctcagcggccatggctcacgggcccagccgctccgcggcatgtgggatcttcccggaccggggcacgaacccgtgttccctgcatcggcaggcggactcaaccattgtgccaccagggaaccccttgcccatttttataaCTTgggttgttgtcttttttttttattactgagttgtaggaatttttaaaagcgTAATCTGAATATAAGTCCTttgtcatatatatgtgttgtgaatattttttcccaatctaagatttaccttttttttttgaagagtataaaattttaattttgatgaagtccagcttatcaagtttttcttttatgattagtgCTTTCTGTGTTTTAAGACATTTTTGCCTATCCTAAGTTTGCACAGTTGAACCAACTTTGTATAACTGGTATAAACTCCATATGGATatgattatcatttttatatattgctggattcaatttgttaatactttGTTTTACGACTCagtagtaatattttttaatttgctaattttttgtCTATGTTCATGAATGATATtatctgcaattttctttttatataatgtCAGTTTTTGGTATCagttatgctggcctcataaaacaagctgggaagtgttcccttctcttctactttttttgtttttcggtacgcgggcctctcactgttgtggcctcgcgttatggagcacaggctccggacgcgcaggctcagcggccatggctcacaggcccagccgctccgcggcatgtgggattttcccggaccggggcacgaacctgtgtcccctgcatcggcaggcagactctcaaccactgcgccaccagggacgcccctcTTCTACTTTTGAAGGAGTTTATGTAAGATTGGTGTTttatcttccttaaatatttggtgtgGCTCTATATGCTGCGCGGAGACCCTCTGCACCCCTGCGAACATGGCGCTGCGAGTGGCTGGGAGCGTGCGGGCCGCGGTCTGCAGCCTGCGCGCCATCTCTGCGCCCAACGCGCCCTGCCGCCGCGGCCCTGGGGACTGCGGGTGGGCGCCGTCCGGGCGCTGCGCACCGGCCCCGCTCTGCTGTCGGGTCGTAAATTCACAGACAAACATGAATGGGTAACAATAGAAAACGGTGTTGGAACAGTGGTAATCAGCAATTTTGCACAGGAAGCTTTGGGAGATGTTGTTTACCGTAGTTTGCCTGAAGTTGGGACAAAATTGAACAAACAAGACGAATTTGGTGCTTTGGAAAGTGTGAAAGCTGCTAGTGAACTCTGTTCTCCTCTCTCAGGAGAAGTAACTGAAATTAATGAAGCTCTAGCAGAAAATCCAGGACTTGTCAACAAATCTTGTTATGAAGATGGTTGGCTGATCAAGATGACACTCAGTAACCCTTCAGAACCTGATGAACTAATGAGTGAAGAAGCAtatgagaaatacataaaatctatTGAGGAGTGAAAATGGAACCCCTAAATAAACTAATTTGAAACAACTTAACCTAGCAGAGTTGTCTTAAATTAgtggtggatttttaaaaagcaacttttaGCAAAAGAAACTGCTTGCAACATTGTTGCCTGAAAAAAATACCCCTTAACTTCCTAATGATTTCAGATAAACACTATACATCTTTTTCACAACACCCTGTGATTTTTAGGCTAGTCTCCAGTTATAATACTCAGAATTCCTGAAATTATCTGTGGTAAAACTAGTTACAAAAATTTTGTAATTCGAGGATAACATTGTTATCTTAaccttatataatattgtaacttGCTTACAGCCGTCCCTGGATTTGGGTCAAAATACTCAATGGACTTGCCACTGGAAATAAATGACAGTGGAGAAAAGTTTGTTAGTTGTATAGTGTCCAGTGAAGAACGTTACTATCTTAATTTTGTAATATACTGTGTTTACTGGTGCTATTTTTATACGGTGAAGCAACAGCCTTGCAGGAAAATAAGAAACagtttaatgataaaatattcaacttcttaaaaaaaaaattggtgtaaTCACCAATGAagcatctgggcctggagttttctagTGGGAAGGTTGttaattatgaattcaatttctttattatAGATCTTGAACTAttcatgtattttatgtttttgtatgttttggtaaattatatttttcaagaaatttatcCATTACATTTAAGTTGTTAAACATATTGGCGTAAGGTTATTCATAATTTTATCTTATTCTGTAGATTTTGTAGAGATGTCCTGTTTTTCATTACTGTTGTTGGTGatttatgttttctctctttaatgAATCAAGAGATTCATCAGTTTTATTGGATGCTTATTCCATTTACCTTTAATGTAATTACTCATATGATTGGATTCCAGTCTGTCAtcttgatatttgttttctttttgtcccctctgctttttgttcttttatttctccattccTGGATTGTTTGGGTtagttatttttaagtaattcattctttttcttctattgacTTTTTAGCCAGttctttgatcattttttaagTGGTTACTTTAGGGATTACAGTATCTGTCCTTAATTCATCACAGCTGATTCACGTTTAACGAAACCTTTACAACGGTATCGTTGTATTTACACCTTTATTGTCCTTTGTActgttgtcatttattttacttctataaATGATCTAAACTTCGTGATCCACtactatttttactttaaaaaggcaattgatttttttaaaaactttttttaaaaaattaatttattttggctgcattgggtcttcattgctgcgcatggggctttctctagttgcggtgtttgggggctactcttcgttgtgttgcgcgggcttctcattgcaggggcttctcttgttgcgtgcAGAGCAtagactctaggcgcgcgggcttcagtagttgtggcatgcaggctttagagcacagtctcagtagttgtggcgcacgggctttgttgctctgaggcatgtgcgatcttcccggaccagggcttgaacccgtgtcccctgcattggcaggcggattcttaaccactgtgccagcagggaagcccggcaattgattttttaaaaaaatttaagaaaagaaagaacagtagTATTTTTATTTACCCACATTTTCAATgtgcttctttcctttttgtgGACCTGAATTGTTATCTCTCCCTCCAGCCTGAAgaattttctttagcatttcttggaGTAAGGGTCTCTTGGCTACAAATTAtcccagcttttgcttttctgaaaatgtctttgtttcattaaaatttttgaaaattgtggcaaaaatacacataaaatttaccatttaaaaaagttaccattttatttttttaaattaatttattttttggctgcattgggtcttcattgctgtgagtgggctttctctagttgcggcgagcgggggctactcttccttgcggtgcacgggcttctcattgcagtggcttctctttgttgcagagcacgggctctaggcacgcaggtttcagtagttgtggcacgtgggttcagtagttgtggctcgcgggctctagagcgcgggctctagagcgcaggctcagtagctgtggcgcacgggcttggttgctctgcggcatgtgggatcttcccggtccagggcttgaacccatgtcccctgattggcaggtggattcttaaccactaagccaccagggaagccccagatttactattttaaagtgtacagttctgtgccATTAAGTACCTTCAtattattgtgcaaccatcaccaccatctatctccagaactttttcatcttcccaaactgaaactccatccTCATTAGACACTCCCCAATAGAATAGAGGGCAGActagagcccagaagtaaacccatgcatGTATTGAATATGATCATATGAGTTTCAACAAGGATGCTAAGACCATTTTATGGGGAAAGAAggtttttcaacaaatagtgctggaacacagtattgtaaattaactatactccaataaaaattaatttaaataaataaaattaaaagaaaaaacaagtagtgctgggaaaactggatctctacataccaaaaaaaaaaaaaaaaaaaggaagttggacccttacctttacatatacaaaatttaactcaaaatggacgaAAGAACTAAGAGACCTCAGAGATGTAACTATAAATACCTAAGTGATCTAATTATAAAGACCTAAcaactaaaactacaaaactcttagaagaaaacaggagaaaacttcatgacattgattcagcagtgatttcttggatataacaccaaagcacaggcaacaaaagtaaaaatccattaactggactacatcaaaactaaaaacttctttTCATCAAAGGACACAACCAACagggtgaaaaggcaacctatggaatgggagaaaatattttcaaatcatgtatctgataagggattaatatttcagaatatgtaaagaactcctacaactcaacaaaaaaaccccaattagcctgattaaaaaatgagcaaaggaggGACttacttccctgacggtccagtagttaagactccacacttccactgcagggggcacagttacgatccctggtcggggaactaagatccctagCAAGCCGCGTGGTGCggccaagaaataaaaaaaattttttaagttaaaaaaaaaaatgggcagaagacttgaatagatatttctccaaagaagatacacaagtggccacaagcacatgaaagagtgctcaacaccATCCttaggggaaatgcaaatcagaaccgcaagaggaaataacaagtgtttttTGAATGTGAAGAAAAGCAGTATGTTACTGGTTGGTAGTGTCTTTTatagtgcaaaataaaaatagtaaaaaggagaaaaaggaaaataacaagtgttgacgagACTATGGAGAAATTCGAATGCTTTTGCTGCTACTAGGAATGTGAAATGGGggaacagccactgtggaaaacagtatccAGTATTTCGAAAAACTAAAAGTTtcagggcacttccctggtggtccagtggttaggactctgcgcttccaatgcagggggctcggcttcgatccctggtcagggaactaagattccacatgctgcatgatgtggcaaaaaaaccccaaaaatgaAAACCCTAGAAGTTTCAGATTTGCGAGATGAAGTGTGTTCTGGACGTTGGGTGCACAACCGTGTGAATGCATCTAACACTACTGAATGATAACACATAAAAGTGGTtaagatgtttaattttatgttatgcatattttaccacatttaaaaaatatttgagagagaaaaagtacGTGAATTCcaatttccagtttttggtgattatgaataatgctgctgctgcagacattctcatacaggtttttgtgtgaacataagttttcctCTCCCTAGGGTAAGTAtctagaagtaggattgctgagtcataaggtaagtgtatgtttaacctTACAAGAAACTTGACGAACTGACTTTTGTAGTGGTTGTACATTTTGTCACACCAATGTGTGAAAGTTCCAATTGTTCCACATTGTCACCAGCACTTAGTATTACCGTTTTTTCTGCTCCGTTCTGATGGGTGTGTAGTGatgatctcattgtggttttaatttgcatttcttaatgtCTAGTGATGTTGAATctcttttcctatgcttatttgccatttgtatgtcttttttgatGAAGGGTCCAGATCTCTTactcattttgaaaaattgagttgtttgccTTGTTtcactgagttgttttttttttttttttgcggtacgtgggcctctcactgttgtggcctctcccgttgcagagcacaggctccggacgtgcaggttcagcggccatggctcacgggcccagccgctccgcagcatgtgggatcttcccagactggggcatgaacccgtgtcccctgcatcggcaggccgactctcaaccactgcgccaccagggaagccctccacttaaGTCTTGAACCCTCAAAGTCATCCACGAGGGTTGGAATCAgtttcttccaaactcctgttaatgttgatattttgaccttttGCCATGAATCTTATTGGCAGCTAGAGTGgagaatcctttccagaaggttttcagttaACCTTGCCTGGATCCATCAAAGGAATCACTGTCTATGGAAGCTACAACCTTATGAAATGTAGTTCCTAAAAATCAGACTTGAAAGTAGAAATTACTTCGTGATCCACAGGATGCAGAATGGGTGTTAGCAGGCATGAGGATGTTAATCTCattacatctccatcagagctcctgggtgaccaggtgcattgtcaatgagcagtactATTTTGAAAGGGttcttttttctgagcagtatgTCTCAActgtgggcttaaaatattcagtaaactgtGTTGTATACAGATGTGCTGTCACCTAGGCTTTGTTTTTCCAtgtatagagcacaggcagagtacaTTTAGcctaattcttaagggccctagaaaatccagaatggtaaatgagcattggcttcaacttcaagtcatcAGCTGCGTCATTCCCCGACAAGGGAGTCGGCTTGACCTTTGAAGATGTGAAGCCAGGCATTGCTGACTTCTCCTCTTTAGTTATGACAATCCTAGATGGTGCCTTCATCCAATATAAGACGGTTTTATCTGCATTGAAAGTGTTCAGTGTAGCCATTTTCATTAATCATCCTAGCTAGGTCTTCTGGacaacttgctgcagcttctacatcagcacttggtgtttcaccttgtactttta is part of the Phocoena sinus isolate mPhoSin1 chromosome 10, mPhoSin1.pri, whole genome shotgun sequence genome and encodes:
- the LOC116761296 gene encoding LOW QUALITY PROTEIN: glycine cleavage system H protein, mitochondrial-like (The sequence of the model RefSeq protein was modified relative to this genomic sequence to represent the inferred CDS: inserted 1 base in 1 codon) encodes the protein MALRVAGSVRAAVCSLRAISAPNAPCXPRPWGLRVGAVRALRTGPALLSGRKFTDKHEWVTIENGVGTVVISNFAQEALGDVVYRSLPEVGTKLNKQDEFGALESVKAASELCSPLSGEVTEINEALAENPGLVNKSCYEDGWLIKMTLSNPSEPDELMSEEAYEKYIKSIEE